One Actinoplanes missouriensis 431 DNA segment encodes these proteins:
- a CDS encoding FAD binding domain-containing protein yields MDLNTVTEVISPAAPGAWRPGDAWLGGGTALFGEPRPHVRRLLDLTAAGWPALTVHDDGSVDVAATCTVAQLNERLGRHAIVRQCCHAFLASFKIWNVATVGGNLCAALPAGPMISLSVALGASVLLIGPGGEERRVPAAAFVTGEGTTVLRDGELLRSIHFPASAFTGRIAYRRGSLHRHGRSAVLLIGRAASPGEISLTVTAATRRPYVLPLGSLSALDAIPADDYVDDVHGRPLWRRHLTRHYAAQILAELS; encoded by the coding sequence GTGGATCTGAACACCGTCACCGAAGTGATCAGTCCAGCCGCTCCCGGCGCGTGGCGGCCGGGCGATGCCTGGCTGGGCGGCGGGACCGCGCTGTTCGGCGAGCCCCGCCCGCACGTCCGGCGCCTGCTCGACCTGACCGCGGCCGGCTGGCCGGCGCTGACCGTCCACGACGACGGCAGCGTCGATGTCGCGGCCACCTGCACGGTCGCCCAGCTCAACGAGCGGCTGGGCCGGCACGCCATCGTGCGGCAGTGCTGTCACGCCTTCCTCGCCTCGTTCAAGATCTGGAACGTGGCGACCGTCGGCGGGAACCTGTGCGCCGCGCTCCCGGCCGGGCCGATGATCTCGCTGAGCGTGGCGCTCGGCGCGTCGGTGCTGCTGATCGGCCCCGGCGGCGAGGAACGGCGGGTGCCCGCCGCCGCGTTCGTGACAGGTGAGGGGACGACCGTGCTGCGGGACGGAGAGCTGCTCCGATCGATCCACTTCCCGGCGTCGGCGTTCACCGGGCGTATCGCGTACCGGCGTGGCTCCCTGCACCGGCACGGCCGGTCGGCGGTGCTCCTGATCGGCCGCGCGGCGTCCCCCGGTGAGATCTCGCTGACCGTGACCGCGGCGACCCGGCGGCCCTATGTCCTGCCGCTGGGCTCCCTGTCCGCCCTCGATGCCATCCCGGCTGACGACTACGTGGACGACGTGCACGGTCGTCCGCTCTGGCGCCGGCACCTGACCCGGCACTACGCCGCGCAGATCCTCGCGGAGCTCTCATGA
- the chvE gene encoding multiple monosaccharide ABC transporter substrate-binding protein produces the protein MSKNFRVLAAVTLAATLAAASGCSSTRDEDSSSSGGGSSNLVGIAMPTKSLERWNNDGAYLDELLKKAGYETSLQYADNKVDQQITQIQNMINQNPKVLVIASIDGTALGPVLDKAAQQNIKVIAYDRLINSTKNVDYYATFDNYQVGKLQGEFIVDKLGLKDGKGPFNLEPFSGSSDDNNAKFFFSGAWDVLKPYVDSGKLVIPSGKKLSSNDDWKNVSIDGWTSQKAQSEMDNRLNSYYTGGKKVDVVLSPNDSLALGIEQSLESQGYKPGTDWPLITGQDADLANVKNILADKQSMTVWKDTRTLGEQVSKMTDQIIKGETVETNDTTTYNNGVKVVPSYLLPPVVVTKDDVKTKLVESGFYTADKLGL, from the coding sequence GTGTCCAAGAACTTCCGGGTTCTCGCGGCGGTCACCCTGGCCGCGACTCTGGCCGCGGCGTCGGGTTGCAGCAGCACTCGCGACGAGGACAGCTCCAGCTCGGGCGGTGGCTCGAGCAACCTCGTCGGCATCGCGATGCCGACGAAGAGCCTCGAGCGCTGGAACAACGACGGTGCGTACCTTGACGAGCTGCTGAAGAAGGCCGGCTACGAGACGTCGCTGCAGTACGCCGACAACAAGGTCGACCAGCAGATCACCCAGATCCAGAACATGATCAACCAGAACCCGAAGGTTCTGGTGATCGCGTCGATCGACGGCACCGCCCTGGGCCCGGTCCTCGACAAGGCCGCGCAGCAGAACATCAAGGTCATCGCGTACGACCGCCTGATCAACTCGACCAAGAACGTCGACTACTACGCGACCTTCGACAACTACCAGGTCGGCAAGCTCCAGGGTGAGTTCATCGTGGACAAGCTCGGCCTCAAGGACGGCAAGGGCCCGTTCAACCTCGAGCCCTTCTCCGGCTCGTCGGACGACAACAACGCCAAGTTCTTCTTCTCCGGCGCGTGGGACGTCCTCAAGCCGTACGTGGACAGCGGCAAGCTGGTCATCCCGTCCGGCAAGAAGCTCTCCAGCAACGACGACTGGAAGAACGTCTCGATCGACGGCTGGACCTCGCAGAAGGCCCAGTCGGAGATGGACAACCGCCTGAACTCGTACTACACGGGCGGCAAGAAGGTCGACGTCGTTCTCTCCCCGAACGACTCGCTGGCGCTGGGCATCGAGCAGTCGCTCGAGTCCCAGGGCTACAAACCGGGCACCGACTGGCCGCTCATCACCGGTCAGGACGCCGACCTGGCGAACGTCAAGAACATCCTGGCCGACAAGCAGTCGATGACGGTCTGGAAGGACACCCGCACCCTGGGTGAGCAGGTCTCCAAGATGACCGACCAGATCATCAAGGGCGAGACCGTCGAGACGAACGACACCACCACCTACAACAACGGTGTCAAGGTCGTTCCCTCGTACCTCCTGCCGCCGGTCGTCGTCACCAAGGACGACGTCAAGACGAAGCTCGTCGAGTCCGGCTTCTACACCGCCGACAAGCTCGGCCTGTAA
- the mmsB gene encoding multiple monosaccharide ABC transporter permease: MSASTTLAQPTAQPEPSKKNDSGSLKTYLTQNIGQYGILIALVVIVALFQILTDGKLLYPNNVAALIQQNAYVFILTIGMVMIIVAGHIDLSVGSVVAFIGGISALLITDHNVPWLLAVIISVLVGGVVGMWQGFWVAYVGIPAFIVTLGGQLIFRGLAIVLVGTTVSGLPTGFNDISNGSLPNALGFLGALDGLTVLIGLLAIGGLVVSQIRTRHELVKNDLRTEPFAAFIGKIVLFVVVIGYITYLLAKSAGGTPIVLIIVGALVMIYTFVMNNTIFGRHIYAMGGNLPAAMLSGVKTKRVNFMLFVNMGLLAGVAAVVTTSRAGAAVAAAGSNFELDAIAAAFIGGTAVNGGVGKITGAIIGALIMGVLNMGLSIMNVDPAWQQTIKGLVLIAAVAFDFLNKRRGK; this comes from the coding sequence GTGAGCGCTTCCACCACGCTGGCGCAGCCGACGGCACAGCCGGAGCCCAGCAAGAAGAACGACAGCGGATCGCTGAAGACGTACCTGACCCAGAACATCGGGCAGTACGGCATCCTGATCGCGCTGGTCGTGATTGTCGCGCTGTTCCAGATTCTGACGGACGGCAAGCTGCTGTACCCGAACAACGTCGCCGCTCTGATTCAGCAGAACGCGTACGTCTTCATCCTCACCATCGGCATGGTCATGATCATCGTGGCCGGCCATATCGACCTCTCGGTCGGTTCGGTGGTGGCCTTCATCGGCGGCATCAGCGCCTTGCTGATCACCGATCACAACGTGCCATGGCTCCTCGCCGTGATCATCTCGGTCCTGGTCGGCGGCGTCGTCGGCATGTGGCAGGGCTTCTGGGTGGCGTACGTCGGCATCCCCGCCTTCATCGTGACCCTCGGCGGCCAGCTGATCTTCCGTGGTCTGGCGATCGTCCTGGTCGGCACCACCGTCTCCGGCCTGCCGACCGGCTTCAACGACATCAGCAACGGCTCGCTGCCGAACGCGCTCGGCTTCCTCGGCGCCCTCGACGGCCTCACCGTGCTGATCGGTCTGCTGGCGATCGGGGGCCTGGTGGTCAGCCAGATCCGCACCCGTCACGAGCTGGTCAAGAACGACCTGCGCACCGAGCCGTTCGCCGCGTTCATCGGCAAGATCGTGCTCTTCGTCGTGGTGATCGGCTACATCACCTACCTGCTCGCCAAGAGCGCCGGTGGCACCCCGATCGTGCTGATCATCGTCGGCGCGCTGGTCATGATCTACACGTTCGTCATGAACAACACGATCTTCGGCCGGCACATCTACGCGATGGGCGGCAACCTGCCCGCCGCGATGCTCAGCGGTGTGAAGACCAAGCGGGTCAACTTCATGCTCTTCGTGAACATGGGCCTGCTCGCCGGTGTCGCCGCGGTGGTCACCACCTCCCGGGCCGGCGCCGCGGTCGCCGCCGCCGGCAGCAACTTCGAGCTCGACGCCATCGCCGCCGCCTTCATCGGTGGCACCGCCGTCAACGGCGGCGTCGGCAAGATCACCGGCGCCATCATCGGCGCGCTCATCATGGGCGTGCTCAACATGGGCCTGTCGATCATGAACGTGGACCCGGCCTGGCAGCAGACCATCAAGGGCCTGGTGCTGATCGCGGCCGTCGCGTTCGACTTCCTGAACAAGCGGCGCGGCAAGTAG
- a CDS encoding ROK family protein, producing MPVNPRAAHLALALRCVAEQSGAISRAGISAATGLNRSTACSLIEELMAGGLVKEVGSRRESSRAGRPGTALGLRNDGPAGLGIDVNVDYTAVCVVDLTGAVRYKHVVSEDQRGQDTHEVLDRIARLARGAQNAAEADGLALCGSAVAVPGIVDRRGATVTLAPNLGWRDLDVTEVLPADVHGERAALDNEANFAALSEQELIRSGASYLYVSGQIGVGAGIVLDGTLYRGSHGWSGEIGHLTIDRDGPECPCGRRGCLERYAGHEAILRATSISSGVGTTLGVRPTVDLIAARARAGDAQTLEALATAGRTLGFALAGCLNLLDVGTIVLGGIYRDLAPWIGPEVEREVRAQFVGARWADPEVRAAAYGAEAPALGAARSVVRDVINDPIRWLAR from the coding sequence ATGCCGGTCAATCCCCGGGCCGCCCACCTGGCCCTGGCCCTGCGCTGCGTCGCGGAGCAGTCCGGCGCGATCTCCCGAGCCGGCATCTCCGCCGCGACCGGCCTGAACCGGTCCACCGCCTGCTCGCTGATCGAGGAGTTGATGGCCGGCGGCCTGGTCAAGGAGGTCGGCAGCCGCCGGGAGAGCTCCCGGGCCGGCCGGCCCGGAACGGCGCTGGGCCTGCGCAACGACGGCCCGGCCGGGCTGGGCATCGACGTCAACGTCGACTACACCGCGGTCTGCGTCGTCGATCTCACCGGCGCGGTGCGCTACAAGCACGTGGTCTCCGAGGACCAGCGCGGTCAGGACACCCATGAGGTTCTCGACCGGATCGCCCGCCTGGCCCGCGGCGCGCAGAACGCGGCCGAGGCCGACGGCCTGGCCCTCTGCGGCAGTGCGGTCGCGGTCCCCGGCATCGTCGACCGCCGCGGCGCCACCGTCACGCTCGCGCCGAACCTCGGCTGGCGCGACCTCGACGTCACCGAGGTGCTGCCGGCCGACGTGCACGGCGAGCGGGCCGCGCTCGACAACGAGGCCAACTTCGCGGCGCTCTCCGAGCAGGAGCTGATCAGGTCCGGCGCCAGCTACCTCTACGTGAGCGGCCAGATCGGCGTCGGCGCCGGCATCGTGCTCGACGGCACGCTCTACCGGGGCTCGCACGGCTGGAGCGGCGAGATCGGGCACCTCACGATCGACCGCGACGGCCCGGAGTGCCCGTGCGGCCGGCGCGGCTGCCTCGAGCGTTACGCCGGGCACGAGGCGATCCTGCGCGCCACCAGCATCTCCAGCGGCGTCGGCACCACGCTCGGCGTGCGCCCGACCGTCGACCTCATCGCCGCGCGGGCCCGGGCCGGCGACGCGCAGACCCTGGAAGCCCTCGCGACCGCCGGGCGCACGCTCGGCTTCGCGCTCGCCGGCTGCCTCAACCTGCTCGACGTCGGCACGATCGTGCTCGGCGGCATCTACCGCGACCTCGCCCCGTGGATCGGGCCCGAGGTGGAACGCGAGGTGCGAGCCCAGTTCGTCGGCGCACGCTGGGCGGACCCCGAGGTCCGGGCCGCGGCGTACGGCGCGGAGGCGCCCGCTCTCGGGGCGGCCCGCTCGGTCGTCCGCGACGTGATCAACGATCCGATCCGCTGGCTCGCCCGATAG
- the mmsA gene encoding multiple monosaccharide ABC transporter ATP-binding protein, whose translation MANDDKTPILEMRGITKTFPGVKALSDVTLSVARGEVHAICGENGAGKSTLMKVLSGVYPYGTYDGDIVFEGEVGRFKTVRDSEELGIVIIHQELALSPYLSIAENIFLGNERAKGGVINWAQTNKQASELLARVGLNEAPDTKIMDIGVGKQQLVEIAKALSKKVKLLILDEPTAALNDEDSAHLLDLLRHLRDQGITSIIISHKLNEIAAIADSTTIIRDGQSIETLDMHGAEPVTEDRIIRGMVGRDLAHRYPDHTPKIGEEVLRIEDWTVHHPNDSSRVVVDHANLNVRAGEIVGIAGLMGAGRTELAMSVFGRSYGANISGKVFLHGKEISVKTVDAAIEHGLAYATEDRKHFGLNLIEDIKRNTTSANLKRISKLGVVNGAQEVNWAERFRKDMKTKANSVDAVVGKLSGGNQQKVVLSKWLFTEPEVLILDEPTRGIDVGAKFEIYEIINKLADSGKAVIVISSELPELLGICDRIYAMSQGRVTGQIPRAEANQESLMRYMTQEKSGATR comes from the coding sequence ATGGCCAACGACGACAAGACCCCGATTCTGGAGATGCGGGGCATTACGAAGACCTTCCCCGGCGTCAAAGCGCTCTCGGACGTCACGCTCAGCGTGGCCCGCGGGGAGGTTCACGCCATTTGTGGCGAGAACGGGGCCGGCAAGTCGACCCTGATGAAGGTGCTCAGCGGCGTCTACCCGTACGGCACCTATGACGGCGACATCGTCTTCGAGGGCGAGGTCGGCCGGTTCAAGACGGTCCGGGACTCCGAGGAGCTCGGCATCGTCATCATTCACCAGGAGCTGGCGCTCAGCCCGTACCTCTCGATCGCCGAGAACATCTTCCTCGGCAACGAGCGGGCCAAGGGCGGCGTCATCAACTGGGCGCAGACCAACAAGCAGGCGTCCGAGCTGCTCGCCCGCGTCGGCCTCAACGAGGCCCCCGACACCAAGATCATGGACATCGGCGTCGGCAAGCAGCAGCTCGTGGAGATCGCCAAGGCGCTCTCGAAGAAGGTCAAGCTGCTCATCCTCGACGAGCCCACCGCGGCGCTCAACGACGAGGACAGCGCGCACCTGCTGGATCTGCTCCGCCACCTGCGTGACCAGGGCATTACGTCGATCATCATCTCGCACAAGCTGAACGAGATCGCCGCGATCGCCGACAGCACGACGATCATCCGCGACGGCCAGAGCATCGAGACCCTCGACATGCACGGCGCCGAACCGGTCACCGAGGACCGCATCATCCGCGGCATGGTCGGCCGGGACCTCGCGCACCGCTACCCGGACCACACGCCGAAGATCGGCGAAGAGGTCCTGCGGATCGAGGACTGGACCGTGCACCACCCGAACGATTCCTCCCGGGTCGTCGTCGACCACGCCAACCTGAACGTCCGGGCCGGCGAGATCGTCGGCATCGCCGGCCTGATGGGCGCCGGCCGCACCGAGCTCGCGATGAGCGTCTTCGGCCGCAGCTACGGCGCGAACATCTCCGGCAAGGTCTTCCTGCACGGCAAGGAGATCTCGGTCAAGACGGTCGACGCGGCGATCGAGCACGGTCTCGCGTACGCGACCGAGGACCGCAAGCACTTCGGCCTCAACCTGATCGAGGACATCAAGCGCAACACCACCTCGGCCAACCTCAAGCGGATCTCCAAGCTGGGCGTCGTCAACGGCGCGCAGGAGGTCAACTGGGCCGAGCGGTTCCGCAAGGACATGAAGACCAAGGCGAACAGTGTCGATGCCGTGGTCGGCAAGCTGTCCGGCGGTAACCAGCAGAAGGTCGTGCTGAGCAAGTGGCTCTTCACCGAGCCCGAGGTGCTGATCCTCGACGAGCCGACGCGGGGCATCGACGTCGGCGCCAAGTTCGAGATCTACGAGATCATCAACAAACTTGCCGACTCCGGCAAGGCAGTCATCGTGATCTCCTCCGAGCTGCCCGAGCTGCTCGGCATCTGTGACCGGATCTACGCGATGAGCCAGGGTCGAGTCACCGGACAGATCCCCCGCGCCGAGGCGAACCAGGAGAGCCTCATGCGCTACATGACCCAGGAGAAGAGCGGAGCAACGCGGTGA
- a CDS encoding molybdopterin-dependent oxidoreductase: MIEINGTAHDRAPRPGQCLRTYLREEGCFGVKKGCDSGDCGACTVHVDGAPVHSCVYPAFRAQSRSVTTIEGLGTPDALHPMQRSFLDAQGFQCGFCTAGMIMTSAALSAEQREDLPRALKGNLCRCTGYRAVEDAICGRPVAGAGPDRGCDSGPAVGSSAGAPAGPQVVTGTARYTFDLDVPGVLHLKVLRSPHPHARIVAVDTSAALAVPGVEAVLTHKDAPDRLFSTAQHENEAEDPYDTRVLDEVVRFAGQRVAAVIATSEAAAEEGVRLLRVEYQVLPFVLDPAEAMRPGAPVLHPDKGTAEGISRSASNVVGELHATLGDVEAGFAQADVTYEATFRTARVQHASLETHGALGWLDDDGRLVLRSSTQTPFLTRRAVARLYDLPADRVRVVAGRVGGGFGGKQEMLVEDLVALAVLRTGRPVKWEYTRSEQFTGATTRHPFAVTVTAGARRSGELTALTLDVLVNTGAYGNHGTSVMHHGCHETLAVYKCGNMRTDAVTVYTNTVPAGAFRGYGLGQVTFAVEQVMDELARAIGMDPVTFRELNVVREGDDLTAPGDHVEDLGIASYGLDQCLDHMRAAALTTDEAPAGWRVGEGMAIAMIASGPPGGHFADAGVRALGDDRYEVSVGTAEFGNGSTTVFAQIVADEMATTPDRVVIRQSDTDLVGHDTGAFASTGVVVAGRAVLRAARSLRSGGDGHGFFDGTPRSVAFNAQWFRVAIDPDTGELRILRSVHSADAGTVMNPAQLRGQIEGGVAQAIGATLSEHVDVASSGEVTTTTFRQYHLPAFADVPRTEVHFAGTTDAIGPLGAKSMSESPFNPVAPALANAIRDAAGVRMTDLPFTADRIWQAVHDA, translated from the coding sequence ATGATCGAGATCAACGGAACGGCACACGACCGCGCTCCGCGACCGGGCCAGTGCCTGCGCACCTACCTGCGCGAGGAGGGCTGCTTCGGCGTCAAGAAGGGCTGCGACAGCGGCGACTGCGGCGCGTGCACGGTGCACGTCGACGGCGCGCCGGTGCACTCCTGCGTCTACCCGGCGTTCCGGGCGCAGAGCCGCAGCGTCACCACGATCGAGGGACTGGGCACGCCGGACGCGCTGCACCCGATGCAGCGGAGCTTCCTGGACGCGCAGGGCTTCCAGTGCGGTTTCTGCACCGCGGGCATGATCATGACGTCTGCCGCGCTCTCCGCGGAGCAGCGCGAGGATCTGCCGCGCGCGCTCAAAGGCAACCTCTGCCGGTGTACGGGGTATCGCGCCGTCGAGGACGCGATATGCGGCCGCCCGGTCGCCGGCGCCGGGCCGGACCGTGGGTGCGACAGCGGACCGGCCGTCGGGTCGAGCGCGGGAGCGCCCGCCGGGCCGCAGGTGGTGACCGGCACCGCGCGGTACACGTTCGACCTGGACGTTCCCGGCGTGCTGCATCTCAAGGTGCTGCGGTCGCCGCACCCGCACGCCCGGATCGTCGCGGTGGACACGTCGGCGGCTCTCGCGGTGCCGGGGGTGGAAGCGGTGCTGACCCACAAGGACGCGCCGGACCGGCTGTTCTCCACCGCGCAGCACGAGAACGAGGCCGAGGATCCGTACGACACACGGGTGCTCGACGAGGTCGTCCGGTTCGCCGGCCAGCGGGTCGCCGCGGTGATCGCCACCTCGGAGGCGGCGGCCGAGGAGGGGGTCCGGCTGCTCCGGGTCGAGTACCAGGTGCTGCCGTTCGTGCTCGACCCGGCCGAGGCGATGCGGCCGGGCGCGCCGGTGCTGCACCCGGACAAGGGGACCGCCGAGGGGATCTCCCGGTCGGCGTCGAACGTCGTGGGCGAGCTGCACGCCACGCTCGGCGACGTCGAGGCGGGCTTCGCGCAAGCCGACGTCACCTATGAGGCCACCTTCCGCACCGCGCGGGTGCAGCACGCGAGCCTGGAGACGCACGGGGCCCTCGGGTGGCTGGACGACGACGGGCGCCTCGTCCTGCGGTCCAGCACGCAGACGCCGTTCCTGACCCGGCGGGCGGTCGCCCGGCTCTACGACCTGCCGGCCGACCGGGTCCGGGTGGTCGCGGGCCGGGTGGGCGGCGGGTTCGGTGGCAAGCAGGAGATGCTGGTCGAGGACCTGGTCGCGCTCGCGGTGCTGCGCACCGGACGGCCGGTGAAATGGGAGTACACCCGGTCCGAGCAGTTCACCGGCGCGACGACGCGGCACCCGTTCGCGGTGACCGTGACGGCGGGCGCCCGCCGGTCCGGTGAGCTCACCGCGCTCACGCTCGACGTGCTGGTGAACACCGGCGCCTACGGCAACCACGGCACGTCGGTGATGCACCACGGCTGTCACGAGACGCTCGCGGTCTACAAGTGCGGGAACATGCGTACCGACGCGGTGACGGTCTACACGAACACCGTGCCGGCCGGCGCGTTCCGCGGGTACGGGCTCGGGCAGGTCACGTTCGCCGTGGAACAGGTCATGGACGAGCTGGCCCGCGCCATCGGGATGGATCCGGTGACGTTCCGCGAGCTCAACGTGGTGCGCGAGGGGGACGACCTGACCGCGCCCGGCGACCACGTCGAGGACCTGGGGATCGCCAGTTACGGCCTGGACCAGTGCCTGGACCACATGCGGGCGGCGGCGCTCACCACCGACGAGGCCCCGGCGGGCTGGCGCGTCGGCGAGGGCATGGCGATCGCGATGATCGCGTCCGGGCCGCCCGGCGGGCACTTCGCCGACGCAGGCGTCCGGGCCCTCGGCGACGACCGGTACGAGGTGTCGGTCGGCACCGCCGAGTTCGGCAACGGCAGCACCACGGTCTTCGCGCAGATCGTCGCCGACGAGATGGCGACCACGCCGGACCGGGTCGTCATCCGGCAGTCCGACACCGACCTGGTCGGCCACGACACCGGCGCGTTCGCCTCCACCGGCGTGGTCGTGGCCGGCCGCGCGGTCCTGCGGGCGGCGCGGTCGCTGCGCTCGGGTGGCGACGGGCACGGCTTCTTCGACGGCACGCCCCGGTCGGTGGCGTTCAACGCGCAGTGGTTCCGGGTCGCGATCGACCCGGACACCGGGGAGCTGCGGATTCTGCGCAGCGTGCACAGCGCCGACGCCGGAACCGTGATGAACCCGGCCCAGCTGCGCGGCCAGATCGAGGGGGGAGTGGCGCAGGCGATCGGCGCGACCCTCTCCGAGCACGTCGACGTCGCGTCGTCGGGCGAGGTCACCACGACCACGTTCCGGCAGTACCACCTGCCGGCGTTCGCGGACGTGCCGCGGACCGAGGTGCACTTCGCCGGCACCACGGACGCGATCGGGCCGCTCGGCGCGAAGTCGATGAGCGAGAGCCCGTTCAACCCGGTCGCTCCGGCGCTGGCCAACGCGATCCGGGACGCCGCCGGCGTCCGCATGACCGACCTTCCCTTCACCGCCGACCGCATCTGGCAGGCCGTGCACGACGCCTGA
- a CDS encoding L-lactate permease, with the protein MVLMFEQFRIVTDPVSGSVALSAIFAALSLLTLFLLLGVVRMRAWLAGLISLGVALAVAVLVYAMPIGQALLSASEGAAFGFFPILWIVINAIWVYNLTVVSGHFDVLRRSMERVSPDMRIQAIIVAFCFGALLEALAGFGTPVAVTVVMLMALGFRPLRAAAVALIANTAPVAYGALATPIVTLGTVTSGAVPDPRLTTETLGAMVGRQTPILAVVVPLVLVAVVDGRRGIRQTWPAAVVGGLVFGVGQFVASNYISVPLTDIVASLASAAAVVLLLRIWRPSESPDLHEGAPESPAAGSPASDPVGGAGAGSASADRGSPAAGSPASDPAGPVGAGAGSRRAAAVTVRRDPPVEVLRAYAPYLIIIVIFSVANLGPVKEALAEQPWTVVFPWPGLDVLGANGQPLASTKFTLGWLPAAGTLMILAGILTAIVLRIRPGAALQAYARTYAELRHAIVTVMAVLALAYVLNQSGQTATLGELFAQAGGVFLFLSSILGWIGVAVTGSDTSSNALFGALQVQTAVKAGLDPVLLAAANSSGGVLGKMISPQNLAIAASAVGMAGREGDIFRRVVGWSAVLLLFMCVLVTLQGTPVLDWMVP; encoded by the coding sequence ATGGTTCTCATGTTCGAACAGTTCAGGATCGTGACCGACCCGGTATCCGGCTCCGTGGCGCTCTCGGCGATCTTCGCCGCGCTCTCGCTGCTCACGCTCTTCCTGCTGCTCGGCGTGGTCCGGATGCGCGCCTGGCTGGCCGGCCTGATCTCGCTCGGGGTGGCCCTCGCGGTCGCCGTCCTGGTCTACGCCATGCCGATCGGGCAGGCGCTGCTGTCGGCGAGCGAGGGTGCCGCGTTCGGCTTCTTCCCGATCCTGTGGATCGTCATCAACGCCATCTGGGTCTACAACCTGACCGTGGTGAGCGGGCACTTCGACGTGCTGCGCCGCTCGATGGAACGGGTCAGCCCGGACATGCGCATCCAGGCGATCATCGTGGCGTTCTGCTTCGGGGCGCTGCTGGAGGCCCTCGCGGGATTCGGTACGCCGGTCGCCGTCACCGTGGTCATGCTGATGGCGCTCGGGTTCCGGCCGCTGCGGGCGGCCGCCGTGGCGCTGATCGCGAACACCGCCCCGGTCGCCTACGGGGCGCTGGCCACCCCGATCGTCACCCTCGGGACGGTCACCTCCGGCGCCGTCCCCGACCCGCGGCTCACCACCGAGACCCTCGGCGCGATGGTCGGCCGGCAGACCCCGATCCTGGCCGTCGTCGTGCCGCTGGTCCTGGTGGCGGTCGTCGACGGCCGCCGCGGAATCCGCCAGACCTGGCCCGCCGCGGTGGTGGGCGGCCTGGTGTTCGGCGTGGGCCAGTTCGTCGCGTCGAACTACATCTCGGTCCCGCTCACCGACATCGTCGCCTCCCTCGCCTCGGCCGCCGCGGTGGTCCTGCTGCTCCGCATCTGGCGGCCGTCCGAGTCGCCGGACCTGCACGAGGGCGCTCCCGAATCCCCGGCTGCCGGGTCGCCGGCCTCGGACCCGGTGGGCGGCGCAGGGGCGGGCAGCGCGTCGGCGGACCGTGGTTCGCCGGCTGCCGGGTCGCCGGCCTCGGACCCGGCGGGGCCCGTGGGGGCAGGCGCCGGCTCGAGGCGGGCGGCGGCGGTCACGGTGCGGCGGGACCCGCCGGTCGAGGTTCTGCGGGCCTACGCCCCGTACCTGATCATTATCGTGATCTTCTCGGTCGCCAACCTGGGACCGGTCAAGGAAGCGCTCGCCGAACAGCCGTGGACCGTGGTCTTCCCGTGGCCGGGGCTCGACGTGCTCGGGGCGAACGGGCAGCCGCTCGCGTCCACGAAGTTCACCCTCGGCTGGCTGCCGGCGGCCGGGACCCTGATGATCCTGGCCGGCATCCTCACCGCGATCGTGCTGCGGATCCGTCCCGGCGCGGCGTTGCAGGCCTACGCGCGGACCTACGCCGAGCTGCGCCACGCGATCGTGACGGTCATGGCGGTGCTCGCCCTCGCCTACGTCCTGAACCAGTCCGGGCAGACCGCCACCCTCGGCGAGCTGTTCGCCCAGGCCGGCGGGGTGTTCCTCTTCCTCTCCTCGATCCTCGGATGGATCGGTGTGGCCGTGACCGGTTCCGACACGTCCTCGAACGCGCTGTTCGGCGCGTTGCAGGTGCAGACCGCGGTGAAGGCCGGCCTCGACCCGGTGCTGCTGGCCGCCGCGAACTCGTCCGGCGGCGTGCTCGGCAAGATGATCAGCCCGCAGAACCTGGCGATCGCCGCCTCCGCGGTCGGGATGGCCGGGCGCGAGGGCGACATCTTCCGCCGGGTGGTCGGCTGGAGCGCGGTGCTGCTGCTGTTCATGTGTGTGCTGGTCACGTTGCAGGGGACGCCGGTGCTCGACTGGATGGTCCCGTAG